The following nucleotide sequence is from Candidatus Atribacteria bacterium.
TTCAATTTCCCCTTCTCCTTCATCAAAAAGGCGTGGGGTCTGAGCACTGCATCGGCGAATTCCACACTCGCATCTTTAGCCAGCTCTTCGGTGATGCGTACAACCGTTTCAAAGTTTGCTTTCTCCCACCATCCACCTGTAGATACGAGTACGATTTTCCGAATCTTAACCTGCTTATGGAATCTGGCTCGTGTACGTCCCTCCCGATTCTTCAGGATAGGAATAATTAAGGGACAAAGCCGGTTGATGAAATTCTGCATCTCTCCTGGTAGTGGGATATAAACCGGGGTAGCCAAAGCAAGAATATCCGCCTCCCTAAGTTGGGGATAAAGCATCTGCATGTCATCCTTGATGCAGCATTCTCCGGCTTTCTCATACCAGCAGTACATCTCGCCACAAGTGCAGGGTTTTATCTTAAGACGTCTGGCGTAGAATAGCTCAACCTCGGCTCCGGCATCCATCATTCCCTGAATGAAGGGAGTAAGGATCAAAGCGGTATACCCCTTTTCCATTCGGGGGCTGCCATTTATAGCAATGACCTTCATGGTTATATCCTCCTTTGTGTCAAAGAAAATATCAATTAGTTACTTAATTCATACTCCGTGTTTTTTAAGGGCAAGGGAATAAATATTATAGATTTTTATATTATATTCGACTCTTTAAATTAAAAACCTTTCTTTTTCTGAATAATAATTCAAAAAAGCCCTTTAGTAAAATACCAAAGGGCTGGAATTAGCAAGCTCCCCCTATTGGACGTTTTCAGAAATTTTAAAGGAAATATTGCTACTGAAAATAATAGATTAAATCAGTTAATTCTTCAATATTAAAGCAATATTTAAAGATTAAAATTTGTAAAATATTGGAGAAAAATAGTCCTTCCGTATTATGCCAAAGGGCTTGGAATGTCTTGACTCCTCGGTAAATTAATAGACAGAATCTTTCGCATTGTTTTTATATTTCAACACTTTAAAAGAAAATCATTTTGATATAATTTTTACTGTAGCCCTTTTTCAGCTGTTTTTTGATCCATTGTCTATTTCAGCCACTGTTTATCTTTAAGAGCTAGCTCATCTATAAAGTTGGGTTATCCCTCTTGAATAGGGTAAGATTCTAAAGAGAAATTTAAAATTAGGTTTATAATAAATTTTCCCAATAAGTGGAAAGTTTTTCCTTGTTTATTATCATTACCGATTTTTTAGAATTTGGATCAAGATACTATTAATTTTTAATCATAATATCTTGTTCTTTTTTTCTTTTGCTATTATACTAGGTTTACCTTTTGTTATTTTAATACGTTTAAAAACTCCTCTATAGTTAGAGCAGCTCGAGCAATAAGTGATCTTAGGGTTCCTCTTGCAACCTCATGGTGATCAGGAATAGACAAGGTAGCAATATGCCCTTCTTTCACAAGAATAATGTGACTTCCCTGTTGTCTTGCTACCTCCCATCCTAACCGAACAAACACTTTAACAACTTCACGCCCACTTAAAAGTGGGATCTTCTGCATTAGACCAATACCTCTACTTCACGCATACTTACAGTGAGTGGCATACCCTTTTCAGAACGAACTTCAAGACATTGTTTTATTGCGTCTTGGATATTTATCATTGCATCCTGTTCGGTCTGACCTTGACTTACACATCCTGGAATAGATGGACATTCTACCACAAACATTCCATCTTCATCTCGATCAATGGTTACAATAAATTTCATTGCCCATGCCTCCTTTGCCATCTTTCTCTAAAAAATACTCAAAAGCCTGTTTTATAAATTTCATGACATTTTTAATTGATAGATTTATTATATCACAAAATTAAAATATAGATAATCCATTTAAAATTTGTTATCGTTATATAAAGTTTCCCTAAATGTTTAAATTGGTTTCGCAACGAAGTATTGAATTGCGTATAATTTAATTATATTCGAATTAAGTTTGGATATACTTTAATATCTCTAATACCACAATATTTTTTAAAAACCCTTCTTTTCCAGATAAATAATTCATAAAATAAAGCCCTTCAGCAAAAGGCCAAAGGGCTGGGATTCGCAGGCTCCCCCTATTGGACGTTTTCAGAAATTTTAAGGGAAATATTGCTACTGAAAATAATAGATTAAATCAGTTAATTCTTCAATATTAGAGCAATATTTAAAGATTGGAATTTACAAAATATTCATAAATAAAAGTCCTTCAATCTTTTAGTTAAAGGGCTTTTTCGTCTACTATGGTGGAGGCTAGTAGACGAGTTTCGCAACTTTTGTATGAGTGAAGAAACTGAAAAAGTATATCGGAAGTTAGAAGAAGTAATTGGCATTTGTTAGGAATTAAAAAACAGAATAACTCATAAAATAAAGTTACCGAATTATTGACTTGACGCACCTTCCCTTGTCTAATAATTCTATCATTTATTTTATCCTCTTGTCTTGCCCTGTTACATTAATTCCAATCCCAGAAAGAAGTTATGCCAAATGTTGAGACCTCTTGCTCCGAAAAAAGGAAACCCCTATAAAATAAATTTAAGTTTAAACTTGTTTGTCAAGCCAGTCTATCATAAATTTCAATACTTTTTCTTTTTCCAGTTCATCAAGAATTTTGTGATAAAAGCCATCCCAAATCTTAAAGGTACAATTTTCGTCTATCTTGTCGGCAAACTCGCGACTTGCTTTAGAGGAACTTAGACGATCGTCTCCTCCATGCATAAGTAAAAGAGGAAGTGAAAATTCTGAAGCATGCTCTAATGCCCATTGCCCTGATTGATAGATGCCGATAAACATCCGAGCTGAGATACGATCATGAACTAAAGGGTCATTTTTATAAGCATGAACTGCTTCGGTGTCATGAGATAGGACCTTAGTATCCAAACCGCTTTTCTGGGAAAAAGCAGGAAAAAGCTGATTGACTATTTTCCCTAAAATCATTTTAAAAGCAGGAAGTTCAAAGGCCGGGCGAAGGAAGGGCGCAGAAACTATTGCCCCTTTAAGTTTTGGCTGACGACGAAGAATATAATTGAGGACTAAATTACCTCCTAAACTCTGGCCGCAAAGAAAAAAAGGTAATTGAGGAAATTGTTTATTTATAATCTCCAATAAAGAAGAAATGTCATTCATTAATGCTTCATAAGAGGGAGTATGGCCACGCGGACCAGAAGATTTACCATGTCCGCGTATGTCAAAAGTAAATAATACATAACCTGCCTGGGTTAAAGCATCAGCGACGTGGGTATACCGCCCACCATATTCCCCTATACCGTGAATCAAACATACTACTGCTCGAGGTTGCTCTTCCGGATGCCAGCTTTGGCCGAAGAGCTGTAATCTATCAAAAGTCTCGAATATAAATTCAGTATGTTTCATTTTTTTTCCTTTTTTATTAGGTTATGATAATAATGACCATCCCCGAAAAAGCTATAACTTGTTACAAAATTATCTATAACATACCCTATATATAATCTTCTCTTTTATTTACTTTACTATAAAACTATTTAACATTCCTTTTTTTCCCGAAAAATAATTTATGAAAAATAAAAAAGCCCTTCAGTAAAAGGCCAAAGGGCTTGGAATGGTCTGGCTCCCCATAGTGGACACGTTCAGAACTTTTTCTTGGGGTGAAATTATAGAAGAATTGGGAAACACCTATAAACTAAATGAGTTAACCAATCTTCCCGTTAGCATTCCAAATAATGTGTAGTTAAATATAAACCCTTGCTTATCAATAAGTTATACCTATCCCCTCATTCTAAATATATTTATAATAATAAATTGATTATAGTATATGTATTAAATTTTATTATAAAGTCATAAGAATTTATTTGAATATTTGATACAAAGAATAAAAGCCAA
It contains:
- a CDS encoding flavodoxin family protein — protein: MKVIAINGSPRMEKGYTALILTPFIQGMMDAGAEVELFYARRLKIKPCTCGEMYCWYEKAGECCIKDDMQMLYPQLREADILALATPVYIPLPGEMQNFINRLCPLIIPILKNREGRTRARFHKQVKIRKIVLVSTGGWWEKANFETVVRITEELAKDASVEFADAVLRPHAFLMKEKGKLNKDGEAVLDMVKKAGYELVKEGVMNKETLDAISRPLISEEELRCRYNNLL
- a CDS encoding type II toxin-antitoxin system HicA family toxin, giving the protein MQKIPLLSGREVVKVFVRLGWEVARQQGSHIILVKEGHIATLSIPDHHEVARGTLRSLIARAALTIEEFLNVLK
- a CDS encoding type II toxin-antitoxin system HicB family antitoxin — its product is MKFIVTIDRDEDGMFVVECPSIPGCVSQGQTEQDAMINIQDAIKQCLEVRSEKGMPLTVSMREVEVLV
- a CDS encoding alpha/beta hydrolase, which codes for MKHTEFIFETFDRLQLFGQSWHPEEQPRAVVCLIHGIGEYGGRYTHVADALTQAGYVLFTFDIRGHGKSSGPRGHTPSYEALMNDISSLLEIINKQFPQLPFFLCGQSLGGNLVLNYILRRQPKLKGAIVSAPFLRPAFELPAFKMILGKIVNQLFPAFSQKSGLDTKVLSHDTEAVHAYKNDPLVHDRISARMFIGIYQSGQWALEHASEFSLPLLLMHGGDDRLSSSKASREFADKIDENCTFKIWDGFYHKILDELEKEKVLKFMIDWLDKQV